In Diadema setosum chromosome 2, eeDiaSeto1, whole genome shotgun sequence, the DNA window CAAATCATGACAACTTCAGATTCAGTACATACCTGGCTCTTGCTGCCCTTTGGCGATGACGCAGTCGCTGCCCTTCGGGGCCTGGGTCAAGGAGGAGTCATTGGCCTGAATGTAATGTTCCCTCCCGAGGGCCACCTCATTCAGGAACATCACCGTCTTCCCATCGTTGGTGGAGCCGGCTGTCATAGCATATAGAGTAAAGCAGGGTGAGGATGGCCTCATCTAAGCGCTACTCACTACAAAATGCTGCATACATGGACTCAAGGCATGATGTGACATGCGCCCTCTATAGTTCAGTAACTATTCTTCATTCCTATTCTCCTCATTACCCACTGGGTTACACTGGGCCAAAAAGTTCTACTTGGGAGTTTGAATCATTTTGTTAATTGTCTACTGACCCAAAGGCAGGATGGTAAAAACCACTGTTCCCTTACTTCTAATTAAAGCAAATGGTTAATAGActtcacaaaaaacaacaacaacaacaacacatgcaTTACCAGCACAACTTTTTATGACAACCCAAGCAGAAGACTGGTGCAATATTAATGTctaaaattcattttggagaaCTTTGCAAGCAGATAAATCATGACAAATAGACAAAACTCCTTCTGCTTTACAATTGCCATGCTTTCCTAGTGTTTTGCCAAAATAGTGATGAGATTGGTCTATCATAGCAGTTGAATTAATATTGTTAAAAAGGCCATTAAGATTCTAGATGTTGCTTTGTCCCAACACTGTAAAATGGGATCTAAACTGAAagttatttgtgtgttttttcttctaGATATGGCACTTAACTGCCTCACTGAACCAACCATGATGTGAAATAGGTGGACATTTGTACAGAGACACTGTCAAAGTAACAAAACACTAACACAGCTGAAACACATAACACTTGAAATACCATAGTGTTCAATGCGTAGTACTGATTATAATCCTTTACAGCAAAGAACGGACTACAACGCGTGACTGGAACTTAGAAGAAAAATTGTTTGGtcacaaaaattaatgtcatgGAAAAGGGTCCCCTTTGACAGCCTTCCAGGAAAACTTCAACCTCAACTGATGAAAACACTTACTGTAGCCATGTGACTTGGCGTGCTCAGATGCAAAGTAGATACCACGTCCCACACGTCCTCCAGAGTGAGGCATGATGCGAAGCCCcgttttcaaaatggccgccacaaCAGCCACGTTGGTGCCGTGCCACAGCAGGCGCCTGTTGGTGATATCCTTGTGAGCTGAAAACCTGTCCccctggaaaaaaacaaacaaagataaagCACATCATTACTgaaacatttcatttccaaaatcatTTATACAATGTCATGCCATGAGATGCAAGTCTCAAACTTGCTTGTCTCAAAGACCCAGTCGCAAggggataccatggagtgggaaggctggaCTGGCTTGGATATATTAAAGAATCCCCAAAACGAATTGTGTACAGTTTATAACAGATCTCTCTGTCAGTACACTCACAGCCAAAGAATTTTTACTTTAGTTGACCATTATCGATGAGCATACACTTCGATGCACATATTCATCGACCAGTGCTGTAGATACATGTTTTCTTTAATGTACCCCATTGCAGTGGGCAGTGAAAGAATTAGACCACCCACGAATCTTCATGTTATAAGGTCTTTAAGAAATTAGATATCCTCTTGAAAATTGTGCCTCTGCAGTTCTGCTATGAAGCTATGAAAATGGCGCACTTTTTGCCATTTATTATCATAAATACTCAAGGATCTTGTGCATATATTCAGCTGTCAGAATTACTTTCACATAGAGTAATGTATtggtaattcaatttcaaaatcgtCATTGATTGTGAAATGCATCTAAATTAGTTTCCAAAACCCTTCAAGACACTGACCACGAACCTAACAAATTTCTTCTTAGTTCAATGATGAGCCACTGTGTCACTTTGTGACTAAAACTCACCTCATCTTCTCTGTCCATTTTCCAGACGTGGAGGAGTTGCTTAGCAACAGCTGGACTCCCAGTGTTGGAAATGTATGTCTTGATGAGCTAGATGGGAAAATAGGAAGACAGATTGGTTTGAAAGCATGCAAAGGTTTGTAATCTTACACTACACGTAACTTTGGAAGAATCAACCAGggcaccatttcatgaaagttgtaagccctgacaagttgtcagtctgacaattaccatagtaacagtcagtgaccagagcttctcagcaaATCAAAActaaggattttactgaaattgtcagagattgatgacttgtcagggctgacaccTTTCATGAAACAGGGCACAGGACTAAAATATGTGTTTGGCCTCCTTAAATGATTCTACATCCGGTGTGAAGACCTAAAATACGACACACTGCATACAGATATTGCCTTTTCTTCCAGACTGATCCAATGATTTGCACTGCCCATTAGCACCCTTATTGCACACATCTTCACCTATTACAAGGGAATCGTGTTATATAATGAGGACATAAAGGCCATAACAATTACTTTggtatatcaaatttctcactATGCATATTGaggtacaaaaacaaagaaatacaaagagtTAGGGCCTGCAAAATCAACTTGTTATAAAAGGGTTTTGTTATATCCAACCTCTTTAAAATGAGGCTCCATTGTAATACCTTAAACTCGCGTGAGGATTCATCCAGCAGCTCCAAGGTGCACTTGAGAAGACCGTACTTGACGTCGAGTGGATTTGGGACTGCATCCCCGGCAGCCTCCTAGAAGGCACAGAATAATAAGTGACACAAATTATGAGTACCGGTAATCGAAAACACCATTGAGGTTCGGAGTCACAAAGAAAGTCTGAAAAGTCACGATTTGCACATGTGTATTAACACATTTTATTACCCCtacacaaaagcaaacaaacaaagcacaaGAAAATCAGAAGCAGATATGAATTTCGACAACAAACTGGCATTACTAATTTCATGTGTCCAACTTGCTTTGCTCATACATGTAAAATAAACATTTATGAGAAACATATCAGGTATCTGTTTGCGTGTTTAGAATTATATTAAATCGCTCATTTGGTGTTGCTATTTGGCTGTACGAATATAATAACAATGTAAAGAAGTTGTTACATATATGGGAAACACAGAGCACAACCTTGATTGACATCTTAATGCTACAAAAGGATTGATACAGTGGTactttaatgaaaaagaaatttattATGAGTGACTGAGAACACAAGGAAAGAATACAAGTCGACTCAATGTCACACTGACAAAGTCTCACCACTTTTTCTTTCGCTTTCTTCTCCTTCTGCATCGTCAGAGTCAGCTCAATGTCGCCGAGAACCTGTGTTGAGAGaagaaatttacaaaaaaaaatcagaataagGTAATTTGTGATATGAAAgatgtaatcaaaattttttCACGTCATCAAACTCTCTCACAAACTGACACACAGTGAATCACTCAACAATGTACTATCAACATCTTGAAAATGCAAAGTAAAATCTGCTGGCAACACAGATGCCTCACTCTTGGTGTGACCACACGTGAGCCCTGCACTGGTCGTAGTGACTGTGCATCGCAATCAGTATATTGGGTTCTTTTGTATTCATAAGTGCAAGCTGCAGTAAAATGTGCCACATCAGGTATGCAGCACATGAGAGGTAAAATTCTTTATCTCCTCAGGTAATTTTCACAGTCACTGTGATAGATAAATACACAATATTCTTAATGATGATCTATTAGCAAGCAATCCTGCATTTTATTGCTTCCAATGATAAAATAGTCATACTTACTAATTAAGAGCATTCAGTTGCACTTTCTTTCCTTTGAAAAAGAAGTCTCTATTTTTGTAAAGCCTTTGAAACCCAATTTGGTAAAACTTGTGCTGCATAAGTTGCCATTGATCTGTGCAATCAGCGTATTCTTGGTTAAAGACTCAACAGCGCGCCAACCACATGATAGCCACTATACTTTTGCTCAGCACAaaggcttaaaaaaaaaatattattttcttttattatgtttttttgtgAATGTGATTTGTGGGTCTGGCTACGCCTCCTCACCAGCAGCATGTCCTTCTTGGCCTGGATCTTCTCGGCATCATCGATGACAGGGGGCACCTTGCGTCCGAAGGAGTGGGGGATGATGGTGTAGAACTTGGAGGAGAGCTGGCTCAGCTGGGCCTTGCTCGTCTTGCCCTGGACCGCCTTCTCGATCTCCTCCAGCGCCTCGAAGCCCTTGGCAATCTGCGCCTTGCTCAGCTTACCCAGGGGCATCTTTTTCACATCTACAGACGAGGGCAGTAAACAGCAAATGGGATAGTGAATCGATCTATGGGCACTACACACCGCAATTCAAGTCCCCCTTAACATCTATCAAACAGCGTAAAATGGAAAAAGCAATTGTGGTCCCTGAAGTACCCAAGGTACAGATTTACATTGTTTTCAGTTTGAGCTGCCAAATCTGAGCAGCATGGTTCTACATGCTCCAAGTGTGTATGCTGGTGGGTAGAAATGAAGCTTTAAAGAAAACTaagctaaaaaagaaaattgtgttGAATTACCTTACTaattttttcttgtttactGTAGTGCTAACTACACATGTGTAATTTGtcattcagattttttttttcaatttctttcaaatataaCTGTCTTATTGATGGATTTTAAGCCTCAACTGTGGATGTTGTCTTCAATTTCCTGCCTAACATgaatttgatgaaatgaaaaaaaaaaaggaaatagagCAATAGTAGATAATCTACAagaattcaaagaaaatgtcCAGAAAGGTGAAGGAGCAATGTGCAGTAAATACAGTTAGTACCTTCTTACCAATTTCAAACTTGGTCATCTGTTCCTTGAACATGTCTTCATTGAAGATAAGCTTCACCAGCTCCTGAGTGGGTTTCTCCAGGTTGGAGGGGAGGACTTTCTTTTCACTGTCATCATCCAGGTTTGCCAGCTTTGTGACGAGGAAAGATGATGGAGGAGAGAGATGCACAACACTGGAATCATCACACATCTAAATTGAAATCTAAGGCAACCTATCAGTGCTACAAAACTTATGCAGGAGTTAGGCTGGGACTTGCTTTCGATTCGAAGGAAAGCTTCGAGGGTCAGTATGTTGCACAAGGCCTTGGGGGGCACTTGGCCCTGCTGGTGTCAGGCTACCTGCGTCCAGCTACACGAGCCAGCAACCAGATGCACTTCAGGAAACTCTTTCATCCAGTACTCCACCCGTACCATAACACTCCTATATTCCACATACCATCAAGGACTGGAACTCATTACTATCGGACATTCAGAGCACAGTCAACAACGACACTTTTAAACTTCAAGCAACTAAATTTTTCCGTAACCAAGACTCAAGCTACAAGGACTAACAGAGCAATATTGCGCATTCCCCCTTCCTCCTCGTTTGgttatagaagaagaagaagaaggtctTTGGGCATCTATGCACTAATCTGGGAGTTGACTTGTAAGATTTCAATACCAGATAGCTACTTCTACTCATACTTGCACTGATCAAATAATGTGGTTGTTTGGTTATGTGGATTGCACAGATTGGACAGGAGATTTGATAGGAGAGTTATCAATTTCACTGCACAAGTTGAAGGGATAATGAAAGGATTTTgatctcatcaaaataataCCCTATAAGTATAGATTAAGACTTATACTGCTTTGTTCACCAATCAGCAAACACCCTGGAGTGCTTTCATTGCTGAACAGCACAGACTTCTCGAAACTATTTGTCATTGAATTTAGACCTCCCCATCCCCCTAATCCAATAGCCTTCCTGTTGGAATGAGACACACTGTTACATCTGAGTGGACTGGCTTATTTGGCAATCAGGGCAAGTTTGGAGACAATTACTGAATGCCGATGAAAAAGTTTGCCAAGTTAAGTTAAGTGCTCGGGCATATACAGGATTAATCCATAGGAGTAACATTCTGAAAGTGTATCCATTGAGTCACTGGTTAGAGTAAGACTGTCACAAATAACTATGGTTATCTGAAGGAAAGCAACATTGATTTCTTACACAGTATATCATTTTCTTGGGCAGGCacacaatgaataaaaaatgtttgGGGTAACCTCAAACAAACTCTGAACAGCCCTGGATCACTGCCTACCTTTTCGGATGTCTCCTGGAGCTCCTCTGCATCAGCCTCCTCCACCTCAATCAGAGTGTACTTGCCCGGGTGAGGCTGGAAGTTTTCTCTGTCGTCCCACTTGTTCTTGGTCTTGTCGCTGAACTTCTTGCTGAAGGCTTTCTTGGCGGCCTCCAGGTCTGAGCCACAGGAGTTGAGAGCATTTTGCCCAGGTTCACCCTGTGGAGTTGAATTTaatcttattattttttacttttcaaTGACACAAATCTAGCTACTGACCAAGTGATTTTGATGATTACTCTTACTGTATGATTACAAAACATTCTATTCAATtactaatgcaaaaaaaaaaaagaacatatttCTGGAATCTCATTTTTGGCTCATGAAATGCCATCTTTCCTCTGTACAGTCCTTTCACAATAGGCTAAATACCAAACTATCCATCATTAGACCTACACAAATAGACCTGTATTAAATGAACATTAGGGAGGTTCAATGTTAATTTCAAGGTATGCATCATAGGTCTTTCCTTCATTGTTTCACTCTCTCTCTgctttactctcttttttttttcactgaatgtgactctgtcgaggagaccttgggagagctacatacactgcttactacggccagcgcatacgtacacatcacatgcgaacaaatttcaaatccatgaacggataagatgtttgtgtgcgcatgcgctggccgtcaattcagtgtagctctcccaaggtcctctcgaccgagtcacattcagtcatcaattcgaacagaaagggactattggcagaaccaaacgttgttcgaagcctgttttcaagacttcaacttaattggtaagtcttcaaattgaagaattttttggattttaaaagttgatatttacccgcgatactaaatctgtcatgatcctgtaagctacaatgcgaagccccatttagctatgcgtatggggctgctggtcgcagttagctactcagtatgtgtatggggctgcacgctgcttgTCGCAGTTaccatgcaataatggtttcgtacaatacgtgtactacctcgccgccgtacggcagcggctctggtacgaaaccattattgcatgattactaagacatgagagcactttggggcgagcaagtctcacagtgttagttatatgaaaggtactttaacccgaaacacaaactaagacaaggaaattcagggaaacttttgaggtaataccaaaactttatattatctttaaggggGTCAAGAGGCCAATCACATTTTTTGTGATGAACataattttatttaaaaagaaaatgtccttGTACAGGATGAAAGCATCACCAAATGAGGTTTATTCCAAGTTTCCTGTAACCTCATGCTCAAAGTGACTTTATCTAAACCTTTCCATTGACAAAcagtactagtacatgtacaccattACATTCACCTGGTGCCCTGTACTGTCTTTAAgaataactgaaaaacaaaagtgctctcatgtcacAGAGACAAGCTGATATTGAGAAAGGATAGCTTCTTAGTGCCCACTCTTTCCTGTAAACATACCACTCTGCCCCATCTTGTCCACACATGGTAATTGTTCCATCCTGCCTGGAGAAGTTGGATGATGTAATACTTGTTGTTATTCTGTCCAATGTTGGTCTGGTTGAGCATACAGTCGTAATCTTGGTACACCTACACATACAAAAATGTGAACATCAACAGGAAATCACtagaaataacaaaaagaaaattgtatatATTCTAGAGATCATTCAAATGTAGATTTCCAACTTGtacatctttttctctctcttttttttttttttggggggggggggggtgggtctCATTTACTCACATGTGTCTTTCACAAGCACAGTGCTCTTGTGAAGTACAATTTTCAGAAGGATGCAAAACTGCATCAAACATGAACAAATTTTGCCCATATGTTAATTCATGTATATCAAACATAAGGAGGAGATTGTCTTTTAATGAAATGTTTACTCCTTTACAGCATTCAGTGGCCTGCTCAAAAggaaaagtacaatgtacctacGTACTCAACATTCAGGGACCTGTTCAACAGCAGCCAGTTATAATTGATTAATACCTTCATGCCTTCCTGTGGTTAATACCACTCGGGGATTGCAACCTTTGCAACACCAGGAGGCTAACTCAATCTACTTTATTGATTCTATGGTTGAGGAACTATCTCTCTGTTCAGGACTGCACTGGGAATAATAGACCCAGAAAGAAGCCTTACTACTGAATACTAGTCACTCTTATTTAGCTTGCCACACTGGACTGGGAATACAGGTATTATTCCCGCTCCTTTCCTCATGATGCATTTTCAGTCCTTGCCTGCTTTTACTTCCTCCTTGGACCGAGTCCAGATCTTAATATGGTAATGGTCAATGGCATACAGGATGTAGGTCCACAGAGGATAAAATCTTTGATTACAGACCACACACAccagccattttttttcttcctttttttttccaaacaaaaACTACACTGTCAGTTGAGATAAACCAGTACCAGAATAACTGTTACTAAACAAGCATGTATGGATTTAACACCCTTCTTGCTCTGGATTGCCAATACTTAGTCCATGCCATGGGAATTATTGATGTTGTATAGAAGATAGTAGCTTGTTATCATTGACTATAACAGAACACAAACTTGTGTGCAACCAATGAGCTAGAAAGGCTAtggctttttttatttttatttatttattatttttttttttttttttacttcttgttGCAGTTGTAATATGACCACATTTTTTGCTAAAGCACATTGTATGTGCAGACTTCAATATGACGCCCATATATATTTTGAGTTTCTGGTATGCTAttcgtcttttttcttttaacaagcAAGTATTTTTGATaacatacatacactgtacttttcaCAATGAAAGTACCATGTGAATGACACAAACACATGCTGTAGGCCTCAAACACCTATGGCAACATAAACAGTAACTAATAACAATGTTATCTTGTAAGGTATAACAAGGTTGTGTAATTTTACATGCACGAGACATAACAATCATGAAGGGATATCCTCAAGCAAAATAACAACAGTCGAATAAAGCGAAGGGAATGATGTGATATGatgtttttcattaatatttattgttttcttACCTGGGCACCAGACACATGGCAATGACTGTCTACTGTACAGACTTTGTGCTTTCCTTTGTCTGCAGCCTTCAGTTTCTCTACGGCTGCCTTCAGCCCCCCATCGTCGGGAGTGTCCTGCTTGCCCTTCTTTGCTTTCCCAGCAGCAGCTTTGGTGGATGCACCTCGCTTCTTGGGTGGcattatgatgatgacgatggcaACGCACAATTAAGATACCACGGCTGATGGAGTCTCCAAACTTGGACACGCTCTGGGAGCTTGCTTCTGAATAGGTACAGTTTAGACTGCCtgcaaaggaaaaacaaatagcCTACAGGTATGGAAAGATAGACAGTCTTTCGTCCTGGCTATACTTGGTAGTATAGCAGGGTGTAGTATATAGTAATAATGTGGTCTGAAATCTTCAGACTGTGTCTTAAAGGGCCGAGGGTAACTAGATATGCATAGCCTATGCCCCGCTCTAGCTGTACAGAAGTCAATCGATGCTGTACACGGTGTCTGGTCAGGCTGGGCCAGGGGATGAGAAGGACGTGAGGAGAAAGATTCATCAGCCGAATATCTCCAAAGACACATTTGTAGCGACTACTACTGCTAGGCTACCAAAACTTTGAGACAAGGTGGAATATGTGATCTAAATCTTATCCCCATATGGGGTTCTAGATAAAAACAGCCCTAGCTCATACAGCTGCTCACAAATGGAGGTCCTGCATTTCTAGTGGTTGAACAAAATTCATCTCACCTTAATGCTAAGTTGTTTTCCTTGCATGTAAAGacataaaggcccgaattcacaaaggtggtttaaacttagaccatggtacaaatttagaccatggtctaaaatatAAAGCATTAGATAGGCGTACCAATACATGCACGCatcaatgcactttttttttactggatgcCTGTTAGCgtacgcaatctgtcaatcatgtCTAcgcagaaaaaatatatatacagagactccaactctcccgttttcgacgggagatctcccgccgaaaacccatttttgcaaaatctcccgttctcccgcttgagagttaatttctcccgccctggctctgtgtcttccgttggaaaggatttcttacttattgctatcgtatgttgaaaaaataaaccttagatagcaccagagagcatctagaaccctaggaacttcgcgcttcacACAcgtcaacttggagtctcccgtttgccaggggtttcgggcgggagaatctccagatcagaaggtgcttggggttggagtctctgtatataaaccatggtttaaatttagaccaccttcgtgaattcaggccatagTGTGTAGCCTGTAGAAATTTCTTCAACTGGTGCACTGGTAGGCCTACTATGGACTATTACACAAGCCTTATAATTTGTTGATTAAATTCTCAAGAAAAGGAGGGGAGAGTCAGAGCTCCAGTGTGCAATGGGTGGGCTTCCCTTCACCCAGGGCAAACATTatttcacattcacattttCGTATTAAAATCTCTCAGCTCACACAAAAACAACGGCGTTGTCAACACAACGGCATCCTCACTAGGCCAGGAATGACTCTTAATCTTAATGTTTATCTTCTGTAGTTTCACAACTAGGCCTAACTAGTTACTGTAGACACCAGCTTACCGATTAAATACCAATTAATGACTGGCCGATCTGAGAGTTAAAGAGAGTAAAAATGTGTGACCACTGCACTGACAGAATCGTGATAATTTCTTCGTGATGACTGATGCCCTCGCCAGACGAGAACACGTACAGACACAGTTAACAAAACGGCAGACTGCCTGTCAGCTGTCAACGTCGTCATCGAACAGAATAGAAATCAAGTCATTTTGTTCTCGAAGTAAAACGCTACACACAAGAGATTTTAGTTTAAATCAAACTCTAGGGTTCTAGTTTTAAACTTACCTGGATCAAACCGCAACAAGTCCAGCTCAGCCAGCCTGGGCAACGTGCAGCAGATATATTACTCACAACTGCAGTGGTTCATGTGAGTaccggtaggcctactgttgacTTTTATACCATAGGC includes these proteins:
- the LOC140246272 gene encoding protein mono-ADP-ribosyltransferase PARP3-like is translated as MPPKKRGASTKAAAGKAKKGKQDTPDDGGLKAAVEKLKAADKGKHKVCTVDSHCHVSGAQVYQDYDCMLNQTNIGQNNNKYYIIQLLQAGWNNYHVWTRWGRVGEPGQNALNSCGSDLEAAKKAFSKKFSDKTKNKWDDRENFQPHPGKYTLIEVEEADAEELQETSEKLANLDDDSEKKVLPSNLEKPTQELVKLIFNEDMFKEQMTKFEIDVKKMPLGKLSKAQIAKGFEALEEIEKAVQGKTSKAQLSQLSSKFYTIIPHSFGRKVPPVIDDAEKIQAKKDMLLVLGDIELTLTMQKEKKAKEKVEAAGDAVPNPLDVKYGLLKCTLELLDESSREFKLIKTYISNTGSPAVAKQLLHVWKMDREDEGDRFSAHKDITNRRLLWHGTNVAVVAAILKTGLRIMPHSGGRVGRGIYFASEHAKSHGYTGSTNDGKTVMFLNEVALGREHYIQANDSSLTQAPKGSDCVIAKGQQEPDPSKDEKLVIDGNKVAVPQGKPVRQSKYSSSRFYQSEYLIYKESQNRMRYLCLFKFW